Proteins found in one Thermodesulfobacteriota bacterium genomic segment:
- a CDS encoding glycosyltransferase: MLDKLLPDAVLSIFDFSDDFVELVRRQEDKKFYFHNMTKYARAADIVLTVNEHLKNKYGFLNKNIHVLKNATNYSNFDRTKFAPITFFENIKGKGQPIIGYTGWINRTRIDFGLLDFLVERRPEWQFVFIGPADDFFIERYSQYENIHIIPPVDYKELPDYINYFDVAIVPFQINEHTKGNDLLKFHDYLAMGKPIVSTKIGGAEDLKHVIGIAQRPSEFLEEIEKSLTNKTYADISKRKNVALKNSWHNRIKELEILIENAIGR, translated from the coding sequence GTGCTCGATAAGTTATTGCCAGATGCCGTGCTTTCTATTTTTGATTTCTCAGATGATTTTGTAGAGCTGGTGCGCAGACAAGAAGATAAAAAGTTTTATTTTCACAACATGACAAAATATGCTCGAGCAGCAGATATTGTTTTGACTGTGAATGAGCACTTAAAAAATAAATATGGCTTTCTGAACAAGAATATCCATGTTCTAAAAAACGCTACAAACTACTCGAATTTTGACCGCACCAAGTTCGCACCGATTACTTTTTTTGAAAACATTAAAGGTAAAGGGCAACCAATTATTGGGTATACCGGCTGGATCAACCGGACCAGGATAGATTTCGGTCTCCTTGATTTTCTTGTCGAAAGGCGGCCGGAATGGCAATTTGTCTTTATCGGGCCTGCCGATGATTTTTTCATCGAAAGGTACTCCCAATATGAAAACATTCATATCATCCCTCCTGTAGATTATAAGGAACTCCCTGATTACATAAATTATTTTGATGTAGCTATAGTTCCTTTTCAAATAAATGAGCACACTAAGGGGAACGACTTATTAAAATTTCATGATTACTTGGCAATGGGAAAACCCATTGTCAGTACGAAAATTGGAGGGGCAGAGGATTTAAAACATGTCATTGGAATTGCTCAAAGACCATCTGAGTTCTTAGAAGAGATAGAGAAGTCTCTGACTAATAAAACATATGCAGATATTTCAAAGCGCAAGAATGTTGCTTTGAAAAATTCATGGCACAATCGTATCAAAGAACTCGAGATATTGATTGAAAATGCCATCGGAAGATAA
- a CDS encoding glycosyltransferase — translation MIIVCEPVCYGHEHVPFNAALLETICSAYPHERVAFYGEESHLQQVRVQIGQSLSASIFWTPIVLPPRHAEFFSRLGRDFKLVAHLINATDRNNGGLLVFTCVTPSTIFVLNFLLKFVYRQAKVQAVLHGILGSLTGWRSRNPFIRFTDLRSALSLGSCDRIQYIILEESIKRKLLCVISFLQGSVAVLEHPIAPNERFENSIALMPPIKFGFLGASTEAKGFDRYLKVASEIKSRFPGRAEFHAYGSISDGLSKLQMSVLDVQPQQTKLGRNQYVCGLKNLHFVCFPYKKGHYELSPSGALLDAVAFGKPIVASRLPIFEALFDRYGDIGYLFDTEGEFCQIIQQIAQEADDRRYANQVINIKRLRDDRSSRFLAIKYRNITSGLIKSAQISTALPRG, via the coding sequence ATGATCATAGTCTGCGAACCTGTCTGCTACGGTCACGAGCATGTACCTTTTAATGCTGCCCTGCTGGAGACGATATGTAGTGCTTATCCTCATGAAAGAGTAGCCTTTTATGGAGAAGAGTCACATTTGCAGCAGGTTCGTGTCCAGATCGGACAGAGCCTCTCAGCATCTATTTTTTGGACCCCTATAGTCTTGCCTCCAAGACATGCAGAGTTTTTCTCTCGCTTGGGGAGAGATTTCAAATTAGTAGCTCATTTAATAAATGCTACTGATAGGAATAATGGCGGTCTTCTTGTTTTTACGTGCGTGACACCATCAACGATTTTTGTTCTTAATTTCCTGCTGAAATTTGTATACAGACAAGCTAAAGTACAGGCTGTATTGCATGGTATTTTGGGTTCTTTGACTGGTTGGCGATCCCGTAATCCATTTATCCGATTCACTGATTTGCGGAGTGCTTTGTCCTTGGGGAGTTGCGACAGAATTCAGTATATAATTTTAGAAGAGTCTATCAAGAGAAAGCTCCTTTGCGTTATTTCTTTTCTACAAGGAAGCGTTGCTGTGTTGGAGCATCCCATTGCACCCAATGAGCGGTTTGAAAATTCAATAGCGCTTATGCCGCCGATTAAGTTTGGTTTCTTAGGGGCCTCCACGGAGGCCAAGGGGTTTGACAGGTATTTAAAAGTTGCTTCGGAAATCAAAAGCAGGTTTCCTGGTCGAGCAGAGTTCCATGCATATGGCTCCATTTCAGATGGATTATCAAAATTACAAATGTCTGTATTGGATGTCCAGCCCCAACAAACTAAACTTGGCAGGAACCAATATGTTTGCGGTCTTAAGAATCTTCATTTTGTATGCTTTCCGTATAAAAAAGGCCATTATGAACTATCTCCAAGTGGGGCCCTCCTCGACGCGGTTGCCTTTGGAAAACCTATAGTTGCTTCCAGGTTGCCGATTTTCGAGGCACTCTTCGATCGGTATGGCGATATTGGCTATCTGTTCGATACTGAGGGCGAATTTTGTCAGATCATTCAACAGATCGCGCAAGAAGCCGATGATAGGCGTTATGCTAACCAAGTAATAAATATCAAAAGACTGCGAGATGATCGATCATCCAGATTTTTGGCTATCAAGTACCGAAACATTACCTCTGGACTTATTAAATCAGCTCAAATTAGTACTGCACTACCCAGAGGTTAA